A stretch of Myxococcus hansupus DNA encodes these proteins:
- a CDS encoding four-helix bundle copper-binding protein, with the protein MAPAEVMTFDTELSQCIEDCLACQRVCLETLTYCLGKGGRHAEAKHLRLLMDCAEICQTSANFMLRGSELHSRTCFACSEVCGRCAESCARLGEDRLLKACADMCARCSESCWRMGGGVMPQTPNPEAAQRAANLPA; encoded by the coding sequence ATGGCCCCTGCCGAGGTGATGACGTTCGACACCGAGTTGAGCCAGTGCATCGAGGACTGCCTGGCCTGTCAGCGCGTCTGCCTGGAGACACTGACGTACTGTCTGGGGAAGGGTGGCAGGCATGCGGAGGCGAAGCACCTGCGCCTGCTCATGGATTGCGCGGAGATCTGCCAGACGAGCGCGAACTTCATGCTGCGTGGCTCGGAGCTCCACTCCCGGACCTGCTTCGCGTGCTCGGAGGTCTGCGGGCGCTGCGCGGAGTCCTGCGCGCGCCTGGGCGAGGACAGGCTGCTGAAGGCGTGCGCGGACATGTGTGCGCGGTGCTCGGAGTCCTGCTGGCGGATGGGGGGCGGTGTCATGCCGCAGACCCCCAACCCGGAGGCCGCGCAGCGCGCCGCGAACCTGCCCGCGTAA
- a CDS encoding aromatic ring-hydroxylating oxygenase subunit alpha — protein sequence MSSREEGRTPGTPAGHISVVHLPNAWFILCASSELGDKPLARTLQGSPLVLFRGEGGKPATLVDRCPHRNVPLSLGRVKEGQLQCGYHGWRFDGAGQCRAIPGFLGEPGARARCATAHATREQDGFVWVYSTPGVEPTTEPYRFPLLEAREYSTVRRMLRAPGSLHATLENTLDVPHTAYLHGGLFRTEEKRNEIEVVVRRSADKVEAEYIGEPRPSGLVGKLLAPGGGVVQHFDRFLMPSIAQVEYRIGDTSHIMVTSAMTPVSEWDTLVFAVVTFRLPLPRWLVRAALPLIMPVALHIFGQDARILKKQTETIRRFGTEAYASTEIDVLGPGILRLLRAAEREKAGAVGDAVHETRLKMRT from the coding sequence ATGAGCTCTCGCGAGGAGGGGCGCACCCCTGGTACGCCCGCCGGACATATCTCCGTCGTCCACCTGCCCAACGCCTGGTTCATCCTCTGCGCTTCGAGCGAGCTGGGAGACAAGCCCCTGGCGCGAACGCTCCAGGGCTCGCCCCTGGTGCTCTTTCGAGGGGAGGGGGGCAAGCCCGCGACCCTGGTGGACCGCTGTCCGCACCGGAACGTGCCGCTGTCACTCGGCCGGGTGAAGGAAGGGCAGCTCCAGTGCGGCTATCACGGCTGGCGCTTCGACGGCGCGGGCCAGTGCCGCGCCATTCCGGGCTTCCTCGGGGAGCCGGGGGCCCGTGCCCGCTGCGCCACGGCGCATGCCACGCGGGAGCAGGATGGCTTCGTCTGGGTCTACTCCACGCCCGGCGTCGAGCCGACGACGGAGCCCTACCGCTTCCCGCTGCTGGAGGCGCGGGAGTACTCCACCGTGCGCCGCATGCTGCGCGCCCCGGGCTCGCTACACGCCACGCTGGAGAACACGCTGGACGTGCCGCATACGGCGTACCTCCACGGGGGATTGTTCCGCACGGAGGAGAAGCGCAACGAGATTGAAGTCGTGGTGCGCCGGAGCGCGGACAAGGTGGAGGCCGAGTACATCGGCGAGCCGCGTCCCAGCGGGCTCGTGGGCAAGTTGCTGGCGCCGGGCGGCGGGGTGGTGCAGCACTTCGACCGCTTCCTGATGCCATCCATCGCGCAGGTGGAGTACCGCATCGGGGATACCAGCCACATCATGGTGACGTCGGCGATGACGCCCGTGTCGGAGTGGGACACGCTGGTGTTCGCGGTGGTGACGTTCCGTCTGCCCTTGCCCCGGTGGCTGGTGCGCGCGGCGCTGCCGCTCATCATGCCGGTGGCGCTCCACATCTTCGGGCAGGACGCGCGCATCCTCAAAAAGCAGACGGAGACCATCCGGCGCTTCGGCACGGAGGCCTATGCCTCCACGGAAATCGACGTGCTCGGCCCTGGCATCCTCCGCCTGCTGCGCGCCGCCGAGCGAGAGAAGGCCGGCGCCGTGGGCGATGCTGTCCACGAGACGCGGCTGAAGATGCGGACCTGA
- a CDS encoding heavy metal translocating P-type ATPase: MSQPHSHPHAPHSHLPPPSPSGEAPAFDPVCGMTVDPEAPRGGRWEHAGHTYSFCNPKCRERFRADPERYLSSAEAVPAPAAPGAVYVCPMDPEVRQSHPGACPKCGMALEPEAPPVPRTHVEYVCPMHPEVVKDGPGSCPVCGMALEPRTVLPEEAPDPELQSMRLRFRVGLAFTVPLLVLAMSDMLPGQPVQHAVSASVLAWAQLVLATPVVLWAGWPFFQRGWASVRNRHLNMFTLIALGTGAAYLFSVFATLLPQALPQGLRTGHGGTAPLYFEAAAVIVTLVALGQVLELRARHATSGALRALLSLAPAVARRIDAEGHEEDVPLTQVQPGDTLRVRPGEKVPVDGVVLQGASAVDESMVTGESLPLEKGPDAQVTGGTVNGTGSLVMRAQRVGQDTLLSRIVQRVSEAQRTRAPIQRLADKVAAVFVPGVIAVAVVTAGVWALWGPEPRLAHAVVNAVAVLIIACPCALGLATPMSVMVGTGRGAQAGVLIRDAAALERLEAVDTLVVDKTGTLTEGKPRLVTVLPARGFDETRLLHLAASLERGSEHPLASAIVAGAKARGAPVSPVEDFRSLTGKGVTGRVEGAEVALGNAALMETLPVEVGPLAGRAEALRAEGQTVVLVAVDGQVAGALGVEDPVKDSTPEALALLRAEGLRVVMLTGDSQTTADAVARRLGITEVIAGVQPEAKGDAVHRLQREGRVVAMAGDGVNDAPALAQADVGIAMGTGTDIAMESAAVTLVKGDLRAIARARRLSQGTLRNIRQNLFFAFIYNAVGVPLAAGVLYPVFGLLLSPIFASAAMSLSSVSVIGNALRLRKLKL, from the coding sequence ATGTCTCAGCCCCATTCGCACCCCCACGCGCCACATTCCCACCTGCCTCCTCCCTCTCCGTCCGGAGAGGCGCCCGCTTTCGACCCCGTCTGCGGAATGACGGTCGACCCAGAGGCCCCGCGGGGCGGACGGTGGGAGCACGCCGGCCACACCTATTCCTTCTGCAACCCGAAGTGCCGGGAGCGCTTCCGCGCCGACCCGGAGCGGTATCTCTCGTCGGCGGAGGCCGTGCCAGCACCCGCCGCGCCCGGCGCCGTGTACGTCTGCCCCATGGACCCGGAGGTCCGGCAGTCGCATCCCGGGGCCTGCCCGAAGTGCGGCATGGCGCTGGAGCCCGAGGCGCCGCCCGTGCCACGGACCCACGTCGAATACGTGTGCCCCATGCACCCGGAGGTGGTGAAGGACGGCCCGGGGAGCTGCCCTGTCTGCGGCATGGCGCTGGAGCCGCGCACCGTGCTGCCCGAGGAGGCGCCGGACCCGGAGCTCCAATCCATGCGGCTGCGCTTCCGCGTGGGGCTGGCGTTCACCGTGCCGCTGCTCGTGCTGGCCATGTCGGACATGCTTCCCGGTCAGCCGGTGCAGCACGCGGTGTCCGCGAGCGTGCTGGCCTGGGCGCAGCTCGTGCTGGCCACGCCGGTGGTGCTCTGGGCCGGGTGGCCCTTCTTCCAGCGCGGCTGGGCATCGGTGCGCAACCGGCACCTGAACATGTTCACCCTCATCGCGCTGGGCACGGGCGCGGCGTATCTCTTCAGCGTCTTCGCCACGCTGCTGCCCCAGGCCCTGCCGCAAGGCCTGCGCACGGGGCACGGCGGCACCGCGCCGCTCTACTTCGAGGCCGCCGCCGTCATCGTCACCCTGGTCGCGCTGGGGCAGGTCCTGGAGCTGCGGGCCCGGCACGCCACGTCGGGGGCGTTGCGCGCGCTGCTGAGCCTGGCACCCGCGGTGGCCCGGCGCATCGACGCTGAGGGACACGAGGAAGACGTCCCTCTCACGCAGGTCCAGCCCGGCGACACGCTGCGTGTCCGCCCGGGAGAGAAGGTCCCCGTGGACGGCGTGGTGCTTCAAGGCGCCAGCGCCGTGGATGAATCGATGGTGACGGGGGAATCGCTCCCGCTGGAGAAGGGCCCGGACGCGCAGGTGACGGGCGGCACGGTGAATGGGACGGGCTCGCTGGTGATGCGGGCGCAGCGGGTGGGGCAGGACACGCTGCTGTCGCGAATCGTCCAGCGGGTGAGCGAGGCGCAGCGGACGCGAGCGCCCATCCAACGGCTCGCGGACAAGGTGGCGGCCGTCTTCGTTCCGGGAGTCATCGCGGTGGCGGTGGTGACGGCCGGGGTGTGGGCCCTCTGGGGCCCCGAGCCCCGGCTGGCGCACGCGGTGGTGAACGCGGTGGCGGTGCTCATCATCGCCTGCCCCTGTGCGCTGGGACTGGCCACGCCCATGTCCGTGATGGTGGGCACGGGGCGCGGCGCCCAGGCGGGGGTGCTCATCCGCGACGCGGCGGCGCTGGAGCGGTTGGAGGCGGTGGACACGCTCGTGGTGGACAAGACAGGCACGCTCACCGAGGGCAAGCCGCGCCTGGTGACGGTGCTTCCCGCGCGAGGCTTCGATGAGACGCGGCTGCTGCACCTGGCCGCGAGCCTGGAGCGTGGCAGCGAGCATCCATTGGCGTCCGCCATCGTCGCGGGCGCGAAGGCGCGGGGCGCGCCCGTGTCGCCGGTGGAGGACTTCCGCTCACTGACGGGGAAGGGCGTCACGGGGCGCGTGGAGGGGGCCGAGGTGGCGCTGGGCAACGCGGCGTTGATGGAGACGCTCCCGGTGGAGGTGGGGCCGCTGGCGGGCCGCGCCGAGGCGCTGCGGGCCGAAGGCCAGACGGTGGTGCTGGTGGCGGTGGACGGGCAGGTGGCGGGCGCGCTGGGCGTGGAGGACCCGGTGAAGGACTCCACGCCGGAGGCCCTGGCGCTGCTGCGCGCGGAGGGGCTCCGGGTGGTGATGCTCACGGGGGACAGCCAGACGACGGCGGACGCGGTGGCGCGCCGGTTGGGCATCACCGAGGTCATCGCCGGCGTGCAGCCCGAGGCGAAGGGCGACGCCGTCCATCGGCTTCAGCGGGAGGGCCGCGTGGTGGCCATGGCGGGGGACGGCGTCAACGACGCGCCCGCGCTGGCGCAGGCGGACGTGGGCATCGCCATGGGCACGGGGACGGACATCGCCATGGAGAGCGCGGCGGTGACGCTGGTGAAGGGGGACCTGCGCGCCATCGCCCGGGCTCGCCGCCTGAGTCAGGGCACGCTGCGCAACATCCGGCAGAACCTCTTCTTCGCCTTCATCTACAACGCGGTGGGGGTGCCGTTGGCCGCCGGAGTGCTGTACCCCGTCTTCGGCCTGCTCCTGAGCCCCATCTTCGCCAGCGCCGCCATGAGCCTGTCGTCGGTGTCCGTCATCGGCAACGCGCTCCGGCTGCGGAAGCTGAAGCTCTAG